The following are encoded in a window of Planctomycetia bacterium genomic DNA:
- a CDS encoding site-specific integrase produces MARQRKLPTGLVKRGRTYYAKFRAGGHMMQKRLSSNVDDAIGMLADLRARAYRQDFGIVDNDVTLDELRPAYERHCRLTVRASTVTRYKQALDAILTALPVRKASQLSETVVNNYREERLAQVSPRTVNIEVRTLTTMLAWGVQANRIGSNPLASLKPLPTKGKERKQHRVMTVSELLLVFEASPDYLKPCWRMLATTGMRRQELASLTFDDVDFNKAVVSIRAENSKTGRPREIPLDEEMLATIQRLHDEAPFRRPGTGNTAKDTEAIERAFSKRHVFVTQAGTPWGHRLLRRFYAICKRVGIEDAVPGGSVDIHAFRGTFTPLAIDGGANPKDVQTILGHSSLEMTMNAYAKSTAHARRAAISALPFAKAAAPEHIVSLPNVSKTGPSIPVASQVVAS; encoded by the coding sequence ATGGCACGACAACGAAAACTGCCTACGGGTTTGGTGAAACGAGGGCGAACGTACTACGCGAAGTTCCGCGCCGGCGGGCACATGATGCAGAAGCGTCTTTCTTCGAACGTGGACGACGCCATCGGAATGCTCGCGGACCTGCGAGCCCGGGCATACCGCCAAGATTTTGGGATTGTCGACAATGACGTGACGCTCGACGAACTGCGCCCGGCGTATGAGCGCCATTGTCGGCTGACGGTCCGCGCATCCACCGTCACTCGTTACAAGCAGGCCCTCGACGCGATTCTCACGGCGCTGCCCGTGCGGAAGGCATCCCAACTCTCTGAGACCGTGGTGAACAACTACCGAGAGGAACGGCTCGCTCAGGTGTCACCGCGCACAGTCAACATCGAGGTCAGGACGCTGACCACGATGCTGGCCTGGGGCGTCCAAGCGAATCGCATCGGCTCGAATCCGCTGGCCAGTCTCAAGCCGCTGCCGACCAAGGGAAAAGAGCGGAAGCAGCACCGTGTGATGACCGTGTCGGAATTGCTGTTGGTTTTCGAGGCCAGCCCGGACTACCTCAAGCCATGCTGGCGAATGCTGGCCACAACGGGAATGCGCCGGCAGGAGTTGGCGTCGTTGACGTTTGACGACGTGGATTTCAACAAGGCCGTGGTCTCCATCCGAGCGGAAAACTCCAAGACCGGCCGGCCACGGGAAATTCCCCTCGACGAAGAAATGCTAGCGACGATCCAGCGGCTACACGACGAAGCCCCCTTCCGCCGCCCTGGCACCGGGAACACTGCAAAGGACACCGAGGCCATCGAGCGGGCGTTCAGCAAACGTCACGTGTTCGTGACTCAGGCAGGCACACCTTGGGGGCATCGGCTGCTTCGTCGCTTTTACGCGATCTGCAAGCGTGTGGGCATCGAGGACGCGGTGCCGGGTGGCTCGGTCGACATCCATGCCTTTCGCGGCACGTTCACCCCGCTGGCCATCGACGGTGGTGCCAATCCGAAGGATGTGCAAACGATCCTAGGGCATTCGTCCCTGGAAATGACCATGAACGCCTACGCCAAGAGTACGGCTCATGCCCGGCGAGCGGCGATTAGCGCACTGCCGTTCGCAAAAGCGGCCGCCCCTGAACACATCGTTTCTTTGCCGAATGTGTCCAAAACTGGCCCAAGTATCCCAGTCGCATCGCAAGTCGTTGCTAGTTAG